GCCCGATTCCTGGTATCGTTTTTATTCTTTCAACCGTGTCTTTATAAGCTAATCTTCCTATTTGCTCTATCTTTTTTTCAAACTTATCAATACGTCTTATTAATAATATTAGTACTTGTTTTAATTCTTTTCTAAGATCCGAACTCAACAAACCTGTTGCTTCAAAGGATTCTAATTGTCTTTTTGTTTGATGTTTTTGTTTTTTTAGTAATTCTAAAGCTGTGTAAAGTTGTTTAATTTCTATACTAGGTTTACTCTCTGGACACCATCTTTTTAACTCATATTGAGCACCATATTCGGCAATTGTCTTTGCGTCTTTTTTATCTGTTTTTGCTCTATATAATCTTGTTTGACTATATCTTCTAATTATCAAAGGATTTAATACACATACATTAAAACTAGATGCATGTAAAAAAGTTGCTAACTGAACATAATAAGGACCACTAGCCTCCATTACAATCCAGTCTGATGCACTAATCAATTTAATAAATTGCTCAAAACCTGTATTTTGATTCTTAAAAATTTTGTGAATCCATTTATCTTTTTCTAAATAAGAAACATCAAAGGTTTGCTTACTAATATCAATTCCTATAATTTTACTCATATCAAATGTTTTTATAGAAAAATTACTACATTTACTTATCAATCCTAAATACAGACTTGATGGTCTAATGATCTGTTCAAGTTTATGTAGTAAGGGGTAAAGTGATTAGCATTGCGAACGGTCTTTAATGACAAATGACGGACTATAATCTTTTCCTTTATCCTTACTTTTCTTGTTAAATATTAAATCTAATTTAAGCTTTTTAAAAACAGATCCTTATTTTTACAAACATAGGATGACAAAAGTACTGTCATTACGAGAACGATAGGACAAAGTAATCTGTTTGTTTTGAGGTACATATTAAGAGATTGCTTCGTTCCTCGCAATGACAAATGCACTGTCATTACGAGGACGATAGGACGAAGTAATCTGTTTGTTTAAAGTTACAAATTATGAGATTGGTTCGTAACCTCGCAATGACAAATGCACTGTCATTACGAGGACGTTAGGACAAAGTAATCTGTTTGTTTTGAGTTTACAATTAAGAGATTGCTTCGTTCCTCGCAATGACAAATGCACTGTCATTACGAGGACGGTAGGACGAAGTAATCTGTTTGTTTTGAGTTACATATTATGAGATTACTTCGTTCCTCGCAATGACAAATGTGCTGTCATTACGAGGACGATAGGACGAAGTAATCTGTTTGTTTTGAGTTACACATTATGAGATTGCTTCGTAACCTCGCAATGACATAAAATATTAATTAGTTCCTAGGCAAGAAAATAAAGCTAGCAAACAAGTCTAGCCCAGATTGAAACGGCATCCTTTTTTTGTTTTTCACAAAAAAAGATATAGTGGAAAGCTGGAAATAGCTTCAAATAAAAAAAACTAAACTACTCTTTCAAACATTTTTCAATCATATTACTTTCTAAAGTTATTCTTGGAACTTTAAAATTGAAATATTCGTGAATCGGAATTTCAAATCCTTTGTGATTTAAGTACTTATTTAAAGCCAAATTTAATCCTTCGCTGTATAAATGGTGCTCTGCTCCTGTTGGATCTTCGTGATACAAATCGTTTTCTGCAAATCCTTTAAATTCTGGACCCGTAATTTTAATCTGAAATTCATCGGGATTTTTACCTACAGGACTATGACTTGTACACGCAAATTGATGCCAAAAAGCAGACTGAATACAATTGTTCTGAAACAACTGACGTACAACTTCTAAAGAATCGATGGTTTCTTGCGCTGTTTCTGTTGGGAAACCAAACATTAAATACGCGTGCGTCATAATATTTTGGTCAGCAAAAGCTTTGGTAACTCTCGCAACCTGACCAATATCAACACCTTTTTTCATTTTACTCAATAATCTGTCAGACGCAACTTCTAAACCTCCTGTAACTGCAATACAACCAGATTTTGATAATAAGGCACACAATTCTGCATTAAAGGTTTTTTCGAAACGAATGTTTGTCCACCAAGTAATGTACACTTTACGTTCCATCAACTTGTTTGCCAATGCTCTTAACATTTTAGGTGGCGCAGCTTCATCTACAAAATGAAAACCTGTAATACCGGTTTCTGATATTATTTGTTCAATTTTATCAACCAAATCATCTGCAGTGGTGTTTTGGTAATTGCTGATATAATCTAGATTTACATCACAAAAAGTACATTTTTTCCAATAACAACCGTGAGAAATGGTGAGTTTATTCCATTTTCCGTCAGACCACATTCTGTGCATCGGATTCATTACATCTAAAAAAGACAAATACTTTGCTGTTGGCAAACCAATATAACTTGGCGCCGGTAAGTTTTTATGATGAAAAATGGTGTTGGGTATTTTATTTGCATACACAACCTCGTTGTTTCTACAGATATATGTTCTTTCTAGTTGCTCCTCGCCTATTTTACCGTCTAAAAATTCGGTAATTCTAAGCAACGGACCTTCGCCATCATCTAGCGTTATGAAATCTACAAAATCGAAAATTCGAACATCAGACAAACGTCTTAATTCTGTATTGCAATAACCACCACCCATTCCTATTTTAATGGTAGGATAATTTTGTTTTATAAACTGTGCACATCGCAAAGCGGAAAATAAATTACCAGGAAAAGGAACTGTAAAACAGATTAAATCGTACTCGTTTTCTTGTAATTCTTGGTCTAACAAATACAACATTTCATCTTCTACCAAGGTAGTTTCGAACTGTAAACATTCGTCTAACTCATCGAAACTAGAGGCTGCTCTAGCAATTTGTTCTGCATAGCGTGTAAACGAGAAAAACTCATCTACATTGGCGTTTATAAAATCGCCCAATTCTTCTACAAACAAGGTTGCAATGTGTTTTGCTTTGTCTAAGATTCCTAACAACCCAAATTCGGTACTTAAATCTTTGTCTAATTTTATACGTCTGTGTCCGTGTGGTAAATAATCTTTATGTACAATTTGATACGCTGCCGTAACTTCTTGTACACGCAAATAATTCATTACAGAATCTACTTTATTAATGTAGTCTTCCTTTTGTTGATACACCAACGCATACTCTTTATTACCAAGCATTTCTGCTTGTTTAAAAATAGCATCTATAAATTCTTTGGTAAAAACCGCCGTAAACAACTCGATACTTAAATCTATTTGAGTTGTTGGTACATTTTTAGAATCTAAGAAACCTTTAATGTACGCAGTTGCAGGATACGCAGTATTTAACTGAGTAAAAGGTGGAGTTATTAAAAGCGTGTTTACAGACATAAATTTTACGTAAAGTGCAAAGATACTATCTCATTTAGGATTACAGTTAAAAACTTTGGTTGGTTTTTGTTGATGGGGTTTTGAAAGGTGATTTTTTGGTTGATAAGTTGGTTGATAAGGAATGGTTGTGTTTGTGATTTAGTGATTTAAAAACTTTAACTTCGTTGACTTGCTATATAAATCTATTGAAACGATGTCATATCAATATCGAGTTAGACACAATTAATTATGAGAAAAATCCAACTATGAAAGAAAAACTACTTGATCTCTTATTAATTACTTCAAAAAAAATAGAAGAATTACATTATAAACTATCTAAAAAAAATCAAATAGAATTAGATTATTCATCTCTTTCTCCAATTGCCAATGGAGATAAAGATGGTCATTACACAAAAGCTTTACAGTGGTCTCTTGAAAATCGTGAAGAAGAGGATATAAAAAACATTGCACTTACAGGGTCTTATGGCTCAGGTAAAAGTACAATTCTGAAAACTTTTCGAAAAAACTACAAAGGATCTGAATTAGAATTTCTAAATATTTCTTTAGCAACATTTAAAGAAGAGAAAATAAAAAAAGATGATAACGGTAAAACTATTGAAAAAGACAAAGATGAACTTTTAAGACTAATAGAAACAAGTATATTACAACAGATTTTTTATCACGAAGAAGATAAAAATATTCCAGATTCCAGATTTAAAAAAATTAAGAGTTATAGTGGAAAAAGACTTATATCAACCTCTGTTGGTATTTTGCTATTCATAATAGCTTTATTTAATTATTTTAACCCAAATCTTATACAAAGTATTTTTAAAGATAATCCTTTAAGCACTTTTACTTGTGATGCATTACATTACAGTAGTATTTTAATAATTATAATTGGTGTTTTCTTTTTAGTTTATAAATCAATTAGGATTATTAGCTCATTAACAATTAATAAACTTAAATTTCAAAATGCTGAAATAGGAATTGGAGAAAGTATTAACAAGTCTATATTGAACCATCACTTAGATGAAATCCTTTATTTCTTTTCAATAAGACCTTATAATGTTGTAATTATAGAAGACCTTGACCGTTTTGAAGAAACTGAAATCTTTACAAAACTTAGAGAAATTAATCTCCTTTTAAATAACTCCGAAAAAACAAAGAAAAAAAATATTGTCTTCTTATATGCCGTTAGAGATGATATGTTTTCAGATAACGAAAGAATAAAGTTTTTTGACTTTATTATTCCCGTTATTCCTGTAATTAATTCTTCAAACTCAAGTGAAATTATTCTACAGAAAAAGGAAAAGTACAATTATGATTTATCAGAGGTTTTTATTGATGATATATCCTTTTTTATTGACGATATGCGTTTACTTCATAATATAACTAATGAATTTTATTTATATAAAGTGAAACAAGGTGAAACACCATTAAATCAAGATAAATTATTTGCTATAATTACTTATAAAAACATCTATCCTAACGATTTTGTTTGTTTAAGTAAAAATGAAGGGCATTTATATAATATTCTAAACTCCAAATCAAAATATGTAAATCAAGAGGTCAATCGAATAGAAGAAAAAACATCTGTTTTGAAAGAAGAGATTAAAAATCTAGAATTGGTAAATATA
The window above is part of the Polaribacter sp. SA4-12 genome. Proteins encoded here:
- a CDS encoding IS110 family transposase is translated as MSKIIGIDISKQTFDVSYLEKDKWIHKIFKNQNTGFEQFIKLISASDWIVMEASGPYYVQLATFLHASSFNVCVLNPLIIRRYSQTRLYRAKTDKKDAKTIAEYGAQYELKRWCPESKPSIEIKQLYTALELLKKQKHQTKRQLESFEATGLLSSDLRKELKQVLILLIRRIDKFEKKIEQIGRLAYKDTVERIKTIPGIGLKTAIMMSVITDNFTKFDNYKQLTAFVGFSPRLYQSGTSVKGKGHICKMGKPQIRKLLYLCSWSAKRVNKNCIEMYERLKEKGKPERVIKIAIANKLIKQIFSIATNKQIYNENHQNLYFLK
- a CDS encoding B12-binding domain-containing radical SAM protein, producing MSVNTLLITPPFTQLNTAYPATAYIKGFLDSKNVPTTQIDLSIELFTAVFTKEFIDAIFKQAEMLGNKEYALVYQQKEDYINKVDSVMNYLRVQEVTAAYQIVHKDYLPHGHRRIKLDKDLSTEFGLLGILDKAKHIATLFVEELGDFINANVDEFFSFTRYAEQIARAASSFDELDECLQFETTLVEDEMLYLLDQELQENEYDLICFTVPFPGNLFSALRCAQFIKQNYPTIKIGMGGGYCNTELRRLSDVRIFDFVDFITLDDGEGPLLRITEFLDGKIGEEQLERTYICRNNEVVYANKIPNTIFHHKNLPAPSYIGLPTAKYLSFLDVMNPMHRMWSDGKWNKLTISHGCYWKKCTFCDVNLDYISNYQNTTADDLVDKIEQIISETGITGFHFVDEAAPPKMLRALANKLMERKVYITWWTNIRFEKTFNAELCALLSKSGCIAVTGGLEVASDRLLSKMKKGVDIGQVARVTKAFADQNIMTHAYLMFGFPTETAQETIDSLEVVRQLFQNNCIQSAFWHQFACTSHSPVGKNPDEFQIKITGPEFKGFAENDLYHEDPTGAEHHLYSEGLNLALNKYLNHKGFEIPIHEYFNFKVPRITLESNMIEKCLKE